The genomic stretch GGCACGCACCCGACCAGAACACCGTGGTTGCACCATCACTCGGCTCCACCCTGGTGAATGCAAGGAAGAAATACACGTCCAAATAGTTGAGAGGGAGCTCTGAACCATGTCAAGGCCATTGCAGTTTTAACCTGCACCATTGTCATGATAATCATTGCACCTTTTGTTTTATCATATCACATAACAAAAATAATTGCATTTGCAACTTGATTCAATAAAATTTAAGCAAGCAGACATCTAAATGTATCTCGTCCCAACATGATCATCACAATCTACCTTGATACTAAGCAGAGCCTCCATGCCGAACCAGGGAGCACATCACACATGTCAAATCAGAGGGCTCAGTAGCAGATGAgaaatcgatgcaagagggatctgtTTTAGTAAAACATATCACGATCTCATCAAGAGGGAGTTAATAGATTCATACATGAAGTTGCAAAGGAAGATGTCCAGAACAAAAACTTGAACATTATGCATACAGAAGTGGTACTCATATACTGATCTATCATGGTATTCTCACTGAAATCTATAACCTTCTTCCCCTTGGCAGACATATAATCCACCAGACGGTCCTTGCGTGTGCAAATAGATGTCAGATGGATCAATGTCCATTTGATGCACGCCCAACAGGTACACAACGGATCAGAACAGCACCGTGGATCCATCACTTAGCTCCATCCTGGTGAATGAACGGAAGAAATACACGTCCAAATAGTTGAGAGGGGGCTCTGAACCACACCAAGGCTTATCAGCCGAGTCCTATGCAACAAAACTGAATCCATCGAAGAATTGGTACTTTGCAGGGAGCAAATTTATGTGTTCTCTATATTTCCCTTTCCCTGAAAAGAGAGACAACAGCAACGAAGTAGTTGAAGCTTCAAGTGAGATGCTCTTTCCATCAACTTTAGACATGTAATTTCCGGCCTTGACTATCTCCCCTTTCTCCAATAACATTCGGATGATAATATTTAACATACGAGAGCTGGGAGCACAACCACTCTTTTCCATTGATGAGAACATACTGTCAGCTTCTTCCACTGATCCTTCTTTCAGAAGATTCTGTATCATTATCCCATAAGTAGAAGCATTAGGTACCAACCCACTCGCTGATATCCCAGCAAACAAATCTTTAGCTTCTTTTCTTTTCCGAACCTTGTACATTGCATTAATCATGATATTGAGTATTGAAATATTAAACTCCACATTCATTGAACCTAATTTCTGGAACATGACGATTGCCTCATCGGTGCAATTATTTCTACAAAGTCCCCCAAGAATTATACTGTATGTGCAAATGCTCACTGTTGTTCCACTTTCGATCATCTCCTTGAActttttctttgcagcaacagttTCCCCGGAACGAAATAACCCATCCAGTATGATGTTATATGTAACGGTTGTAGGTTTAATTTTCTTATGCGACATTTCTCTAAACAGACTCAACCCATCATCGATACTTCCATTTTTAAGATAGCCATCAATAAGTGTATTATACGTAACAACATCAGGCTGAATGCCAACTGATACCATGGAATCAAGCACTCGAGATGCTTTCTCCATCTTGCCGACTAAGCAATATCCGTCAATCAGTGAAGTAAATGTAATGACATTAGGTGTCTCACCTATCTCCACAACCAAGTTGAAGATATCGTGTGCATCCAAAACCCTTCCTTCTTTGCATAGACTGTTAATTATTGAATTGAAGAACACAATGTTGGGTCGAGGAATACCTCTGTTCATCATTTCATAAACCAACTCCTTAGCTTTCCCTAAATTACCATGTGTACAACAACCCTGAATTAGGGAGTGATAAACAACTGCGTTTGGTTCTACCCCGATGTAAATCATCTGACTGAATTTGTCCATAGCATCAGCCAGCCTGCCCATTCTACAAAGTGAAGCTATTAGAGTTGAATAGGTGATTACATCTGGACTCACTCCTTGTTCCCACATTTGCGTAAGTATGAGCATAGCTTCATCCATCATTCCATGTTTAGCATATGCATCAATTAGGATATTGAAAACATGAGAGTCGGCTACAATACCATTGCTTGACATTGAATCAAAGAGATTAATCATATCAGCAAAGCATCCTTGAGACGCATAACCATGGAGCAGAGCACCATACGTGACGATGTTAGGTTTGTGGCCCTTGGCGGTCATGGAATCAAAAACACCTGCAGCTTCTTTGGTTCTTCCATGCTTGCAAAGGGAGGCCATGAACGCGTTCCAAGTAACAATATTTGGTACGAGACCCTGGCTTGTCATTTTTCTGAACAGTCTACTTGCCTCTTTCCACTTGCCCAAACTGGAATATCCATGTATGATGCTAGTATATGTCACTTCATTCGGCTGAACTCCTCTTTCAACCATTTGCCGAAGGAAGAACTCTGCCTTGTCCATCACTCTGGCCTTGCACAGCGCATCAATAATCGAGTTATATGTCACAACATCTGGCACAACCATTTGCTGCATTTCATGGAATAGATCACATGCCTTGCCAATTTCGCCTTCCTTAAAGAAGCCATGGATGACGGTGTTATATGCGACCACATCAGGGGAGCAGGCACCTCCTTCTTTCCTCACTTTTTGGAGCAAGTCGAGTGCTTGTTGGCTTCTGCCATCTTCACATAAGCCCTTCAGAACGATGTTGTATGATAAGGCATCAGGCACACACCCGAGCTCGGACATCCTATGAAACAGCACGTTCACAGCCTCGTCCGTGCGTTTTGCATAGCAGAGGCACTTGAGGAGGGTGCTGCCGATGATCACATTTTTCTTGAGGCCCGTCCTGAGGAGGAGGCCGAAGAAGGCAAGCCCTAGGTCCGGGCGAAGCGCGCGGCAGCAGCAGTTCATGAGGACGCCATACGTGTAGATTGTGGGCCGTGCCACCCGCGGGCCAGCTTCTTCTCGGCGCGCCCGGTTGAAGAGGGCGATGGCGAGGGCAGGCCCATCTCTACAGGCTGCGGAGTCCGGCGcacgggcgagggcggcgaggaagccgTCCAGGGAGCGCTCAGAGACCGGGGCGGCCTGCCGTAGCAATTCGTCGAACAGGTGGTGCGCGTCCTCCGGGCTGAGCGTGCCGGCGCGGGCGCGCTCCGTGGCCGCGGCGAAGGCGGCGTGGGGAGACCAGGAGCGTGAGGGCCGTGCgggggaggtggtggaggaaagGCGGCGGCGGATGGTGGAGTGGAGGCGAGTCATCAGGATCTGCCGGTGGCGGGGCAGAAAGCCGCCGCCCTGAGGTTCTGCTGTCGACAGATTCAGTTTCAGTTTGGTTGTGCAAACCGTTTGTAACAAACTGATTACTTTTTTCTTCTCATTCAGAAATATGGGCAgtctccttgttcttcaaagcGTTCTCTATGTGACATATATCTATTTATTTATGCCGTGTCAATGAAATGACTTACCGAACTGTGAAGAATAGTACGGAGTAGTAACATATACTACAATGTACAGTATCTAAACTTGTACGCCAGTTTCGGTTAAGTTGTCGTATTTCAATAATAATATATTGCAATACAAATTCACTATTGTTGATTAAACAGTTCTAAGTATGTATCAAAGAGTGTGTTTTCCAAGCTCTATCTTGTAAATATGACTCCAACCATCGCTTAAAAGTTGTCGTATTTCGGTAACATACATTTTAATTTTTTCAATGCGCGTTGGAGTCAAACCTTTCGAATTTTTAATTGCTAGTATAAAATTGTCATAAATATATAAATTGGATACTTGAAAATCATACGTGTATCCTCAGAAATAAGTCGTATAAAATATAATATTGTTTTATTTCAAAGATATATCGTAATGCAAATTTTACATTGTTGAGTAAACGATTATACATCGCAAAAGAAGAGTAAACCATATGTATGCATCAAAGTAGTGTGTTTCCTAGCTCCATTCTTGTAATAAATAAATACCATAATTATAAACTCCCATCATGGGCGAACACAGAGGGTGGGCCACCCCAGATTTCTGAAATTTTTAGTACTACCCCTATTATATTATCTAGAATTGAGCCCACTTGACTTTTTTCTTGTCGTTCCAGGCCGAAGAGCTCTATCGCTCTGGTTTCGTCGACTCATTCGCTTGCTCTGGCTCTGACGCTCGCTCCCCTGGTTTCCCGCTCGACCATGGTTCGTGAGGCCTAATCCTCGCCGGCGGCTCGCTCCCCCTAGCTGAGTcccccgccggccgcctccccTCGCCAGATCGCCTTCTCTGCGACTTCCCCCATTGGTAGGCGCTGCCCACATGCACTCCCGCTCTTCGCTCGGCAGCCTCTCGTTCCCGTCGCGCGGGACCGTCAAACGCAGCTGCGCAGGGGCGCTCGGCCGCAGGGCGCAAGCCACTCGCCGCTCGGCCAGAGGCAGACCGGCAAGGTTTAGCCGCTCGCCGCACTGCAGGTCTGTTGCTTTCGCACTGGGCAAGATTGACATTTCAGGGGTGAGAAGCCTGTCAGCGCACCAagcatcacatctcttctacatgaaCCGTTGTGGCAATCATCGCCAGCTTCCCCTATCGCCCTACGGCTGACGTCTCAAGCATCCTGACGATGAGCGTCGTGCCTTTCCCTTTCGTGCTTTCATGTGCGACCTGAATGCCCTTTGTGTCTTAGTTGTAATCAGATTTCACGTTTCCAAGTTTTTTTAGATAACTTTGCAGCTGTCTTTCATGGAGCTTGCACTTTGAAATCTTGTTACTCTGCCTCTGGCTTCATGCAATGGAGCCAGGATGTCCCCCGttaattaaaaaaatgtttagtATTGATTCTATTGTAATTGTAGGATTTAAGTTTAGAATTGAATCAATTTCAAAttctagaattggtaaactttatCACAATTGGGGGCACGCATAAATTTTTTTAGAGGTGTGCCCCCTTCAACTTTTTATGCGTCCGCCACTGACACCCATAGAGGGAAAGTTGGATAAGATTAAGAAAGTACATGGGCTAGAGATATAGAAAATAAAAGTGGAAAAGGATTTTAACAGAAGGGAATTCCTAATCCAATAAAAAAAGCCATCTTGGTCTTAGTATGGATAGAGGATCTTCCTATTACTATTCCACTCTCAACTATGAGTTGATTTGATAGATCCGATATTTATAATATTTAATCGATTCCGTGTTATCAGAATGCAAGCCTTACCCTTGAATGTGCAGCTAGAAAAAGGTGTTTATCGATAAATTTTATCCCAACCTTCTTAGAAGATATCCTTACCAATGATTGTAACCCCTCTGATTAATCAATGAAGTTCCTGATTCGCAACAAAAAACAAATCTTTGAAATTTTAATTGGgatataatattatcaatatggacaactaaaacttgaaaaatcATCTGCATGTCTTCGAAAGAAAACATACACAAGATTTTTTTCTCAAAGTACTTTCAGAACAACACTTTTTATTTCAGGAATATTTTGTAACAGACTAATGGTAAACTTGTATTTTAGACCATACTAGAGTCCAAATGGAGAAGTTCTTAGAACATCTCCAACATCCTTCCTATATTTGGCTTTCATTGTTAAAAACTGAAAATATAGCAATTTGGTTGAAAAACCTTGCTCCAACAACCTTTGTATAAGTGGTCTCCCCACCAAAAAAAAGCTAGCAAGCTTGATATATTGGCGCCGCCGGTTTGTATATTTGCAAAGCCAAGAGGCACTTCATATAATTAGGAAAGCACAGGACGGAGGGCCAACTGCCGCTCGGTGAAGCTTCCTAAGCCCTTCTCCCGCACAAGGCCGGAGCCGCACCGCCTCCTTTGCCATTGCCGCCCCATGGCCGCCGGCATCCCGCCTGCACCGCCACCTCTCGTGCCCATGCCGGGCCTTTTCTCGCCAAAAATGAGCATCCCCGCGGCCAAATCGAGCTCCAccgctgaaaggacacggatgtcgcctagagggggggtgaataggcggtttaaaacttttacgagatgggcttaacaaatgcggaataaaactagcgtttactttgtcaagcccaaagcctataaactatggtccACCTATGTGCactaacaacttattctaagcaaaggttcacctatgtgcaccaacaacttatgctaagcaatacaagcaagtatgtgatagcaagatatatataacttcaagcacgatggctatcacaaggtaaagtgcataagtaaagagctcgggtatagagataaccgaggcacgcgagagacgatgatttatcccgagttcacactcttg from Lolium rigidum isolate FL_2022 chromosome 4, APGP_CSIRO_Lrig_0.1, whole genome shotgun sequence encodes the following:
- the LOC124646407 gene encoding protein Rf1, mitochondrial-like is translated as MTRLHSTIRRRLSSTTSPARPSRSWSPHAAFAAATERARAGTLSPEDAHHLFDELLRQAAPVSERSLDGFLAALARAPDSAACRDGPALAIALFNRARREEAGPRVARPTIYTYGVLMNCCCRALRPDLGLAFFGLLLRTGLKKNVIIGSTLLKCLCYAKRTDEAVNVLFHRMSELGCVPDALSYNIVLKGLCEDGRSQQALDLLQKVRKEGGACSPDVVAYNTVIHGFFKEGEIGKACDLFHEMQQMVVPDVVTYNSIIDALCKARVMDKAEFFLRQMVERGVQPNEVTYTSIIHGYSSLGKWKEASRLFRKMTSQGLVPNIVTWNAFMASLCKHGRTKEAAGVFDSMTAKGHKPNIVTYGALLHGYASQGCFADMINLFDSMSSNGIVADSHVFNILIDAYAKHGMMDEAMLILTQMWEQGVSPDVITYSTLIASLCRMGRLADAMDKFSQMIYIGVEPNAVVYHSLIQGCCTHGNLGKAKELVYEMMNRGIPRPNIVFFNSIINSLCKEGRVLDAHDIFNLVVEIGETPNVITFTSLIDGYCLVGKMEKASRVLDSMVSVGIQPDVVTYNTLIDGYLKNGSIDDGLSLFREMSHKKIKPTTVTYNIILDGLFRSGETVAAKKKFKEMIESGTTVSICTYSIILGGLCRNNCTDEAIVMFQKLGSMNVEFNISILNIMINAMYKVRKRKEAKDLFAGISASGLVPNASTYGIMIQNLLKEGSVEEADSMFSSMEKSGCAPSSRMLNIIIRMLLEKGEIVKAGNYMSKVDGKSISLEASTTSLLLSLFSGKGKYREHINLLPAKYQFFDGFSFVA